One genomic window of Denticeps clupeoides chromosome 14, fDenClu1.1, whole genome shotgun sequence includes the following:
- the cyp39a1 gene encoding 24-hydroxycholesterol 7-alpha-hydroxylase isoform X3 produces the protein MDWITIVLSLAVLLISLYLLLSETSPNAPPCVKGWIPWFGAALEFGKAPLHFIAEARAKYGPVFTVHAAGKRLTFVTLPEHFRIFFMSKDVDFEQAVQDPCYQTASISKESFFKFHPACNSLIKGRLTPGNSALLADHLCEEFNAHLEQLGTKGSGCLNDLVRTVMYPAVMSNLLGKCNAPGHMTAIQEFKQKFAIYDEGFEYGSQLPDLFLREWAQAKQWLLSTVRNMISRVQDNECTDTGNQTLLQHLVTTITDKFLPNYGLLMLWASLANAIPITFWTIAFMMSNPITYRTAMEQIDAAMKKQDKKKTSLTLEDLQQMPYVKWCILEAMRLRAPGAITRKVVQPIKLQNYIIPSGDLLMMSPYWAHRNPEYFPNPEEFRPERWEQADLVKNAFLEGFVAFGGGKYQCPGRRKWHQLVCGVPEEY, from the exons ATGGACTGGATAACCATCGTCCTCTCCTTAGCAGTCCTACTTATTTCCCTTTACCTTTTGCTTTCTGAAACCAGCCCTAATGCCCCTCCGTGCGTCAAAGGATGGATCCCTTGGTTTGGTGCGGCATTAGAATTTGGCAAAGCCCCTCTGCATTTCATTGCTGAAGCGAGAGCTAAG TATGGGCCAGTTTTCACTGTGCATGCCGCTGGGAAGAGACTGACCTTTGTGACGCTCCCTGAACATTTTCGCATCTTTTTCATGTCCAAAGATGTGGACTTTGAGCAGGCAGTTCAGGACCCCTGCTATCAGACCG CATCCATCAGTAAAGAGAGTTTCTTCAAGTTCCACCCAGCCTGCAACTCCCTGATCAAGGGCAGGCTGACGCCTGGCAACTCCGCCCTGCTGGCTGACCACCTGTGTGAGGAGTTTAATGCCCACCTGGAGCAGCTGGGGACCAAGGGCTCTGGGTGTCTTAATGACCTTGTCAG GACTGTGATGTATCCAGCTGTCATGAGCAACCTGCTGGGTAAATGTAACGCCCCGGGCCACATGACCGCCATTCAGGAGTTTAAGCAAAAGTTCGCCATCTACGACGAGGGATTTGAGTACGGGTCCCAGCTGCCGGACCTCTTTCTGCG CGAATGGGCACAAGCAAAGCAGTGGCTTCTTTCCACCGTGAGGAACATGATCAGCAGGGTTCAGGACAATGAGTGTACTGACACAGGCAACCAA ACTCTCCTGCAGCACCTGGTTACCACAATTACTGACAAATTCCTGCCAAATTATGGTTTGCTCATGCTTTGGGCTTCCCTTGCTAACGCAATTCCG ATAACCTTTTGGACCATTGCCTTCATGATGTCAAACCCCATAACGTACAGGACTGCAATGGAGCAGATTGACGCAGCCATGAAAAAACAAG acaaaaagaaaaccagTTTGACTCTAGAGGATCTGCAGCAGATGCCCTATGTGAAGTGGTGCATCCTGGAGGCCATGCGCCTCAGAGCCCCAGGCGCCATCACACGAAAAGTGGTGCAGCCCATCAAGCTGCAG aattACATCATCCCCTCGGGTGACCTGCTGATGATGTCGCCTTACTGGGCCCACAGGAATCCAGAATACTTCCCGAATCCTGAGGAGTTCAGGCCA GAACGGTGGGAGCAGGCGGATTTAGTAAAAAATGCCTTCTTGGAAGGCTTCGTGGCATTTGGAGGAGGCAAATACCAGTGCCCAGGAAG